atttgactgggagccagtgcaggttgtagagaataggagtaatatgatcccagggcccggtgtgagtgagtaccctagcagctgagtGATGATCTGTAAAAGCAACAGGAGAGATTTGACAGTTAATAACTCTTGAGGTAAAAGTAGAAGAGATGTAAAATCTGTCCAGTCTTGCAGCACCAACTCTGCCATCAGATATCTTAAACCAAGTGCACTGTTGGACTGAAGGGTGATTCATCCTCCACACATCAACCACATCAGCTTTCTTTAAAACAGATAAAATGGAGGAGGACTGAATGTGTGGCTCTTCTCCAGTTCTGTCTAAAGTAAAATCTGTGCAACAGataagctgagatacatgaaaggtagggtcaacacatcacatggtgagtggtaatgccagtctaacagatcatgggttgattaccttcttgatgaggaagggtccaaggaacctgggtgctagcttgcgagagACGGTCCTAATGGCAGGTGGCACGTGGAAAGCATAACACATTGacctactcggtaggtgggtgccttggagtgacGTTTGTCAGCCTGTCTCTTGGATGCGAGtgtggagcgaatgagtcttctccaggccaatgcccacatcctcctgcagcagggtataaagagctgggctgagggtacggcgacctcctcctcttggctggggaacaatGGTGGTTGATaagctagtgagcactggaatggagaaagacctgtagcagaggaagggagcatgTTATGTGCATATTCAATTGAGGGTAGGTACCTGcttcaagaactggcatccctggacgccatgcacctgagtgcaacctccaaagcctggttcgcccattttgcctggccgttggtctgtgggtggaagcctgaggagagactacaggtgactccgatgagtttgcagaaggctctccagaactgtgcagtgaactgaggaccccggtcagaaacaatgtcggaaggcagaccatgtaggcggaaaacgtGCAAAGGAAATCTCCGCTATTTCACAGACATGAGCTCAGACTACAGATGCTAATGATTAGCgtctgtcactgtgattgacaacggagagagagtatgcccctcccacccagacagcacaGGCCTCTCTTGGCTCCCGGCTGTAGAATCATCATGATCTCCCCTTTTTCATGAAAAAATGATTTTCTTCAACATTCTCTCGTTGTATTATCAGACAATTTCTCACATCACACTAATGTTAAGTGAAGAAATGGATGAAGATTGGATTattaggctgtgtgtgtgtgtgcgcacgtgcatGTTCCATCTCAGTTGCAACATCGAGGTGTAGCTTTATTAAGCATCAATAACATCCATAAGCATCATAATAAATGGTGTGTGTTGCATCTCATTAAAAGAATTAAAGCCTTGTAAATATTTATGTAAGATTACTTTCACTGTGAGAATCTGTGTGTGCATTCTATTTGTGCGTGCATGTGTTGGTGTACAATGCATTTCACAAGCCACAGTTAACGTGCAGCTAAAGTGCTACGTCTGAGACACGGGAAACCAGCCAACCACAGCTGCTCATGTTGAATCACAGGGCAGCAAATCACACTGATCAAAGATTCACAAGTTTATTTTCAGACATTTTCTGACATTAAtggtttttttttggttaatAAATCATGCAATTCACTCAGTGGTGCGTTATAACTTTATTTGAATCTGAATCACATTAAGCATCAGTAACATCCATAAGCATCATAATAAATGGTGTGTGTTGCATCTCAGTTGCAGCATTAAGatgctttaagcttttcattcgatgGCGACTTTATGAGCACACAGTCTGGGGAACTTAGGAGAACAAACACTGaagcacacacataaacacacacatcaaTACAATCTCAGGACAGTGTGGGTCTGTCTTTTTAACATTCAGGATGTTTTGGGGAGTGAAAAACTCAAAACAGCAGTCTATAGGCTGTGTGTGAGGTTCAAGAACTGAAGCTGAGTGATACATAGATGAGGTGTTTTTGTCAAATAGaaactaaaattaaaataaatgtgcataaaatgTCATATGAAAATTATTCATCTTTCAGATCTTCAGTTAATGAAACATGATTGGTGTGATCTTACTACTACTTCTAagtcaataataataatctcatctcattatctctagccgctttatccttctacagggtcgcaggcaagctggagcctatcccagctgactacgggcgaaaggcggggtacaccctggacaagtcgccaggtcatcacagggctgacacatagacacagacaaccattcacactcacattcacacctacggtcaatttagagtcaccagttaacctaacctgcatgtctttggactgtgggggaaaccggagcacccggaggaaacccacgcggacacggggagaacatgtaaactccgcacagaaaggccctcaccggccccggggctcgaacccaggaccttcttgctgtgaggcgacagcgctaaccactacaccaccgtgccgccccaataataataataataattattattattattagtagtagtagtattcatCCAGGAAACTCCAATGTGTTTTGTTGACATATGTCACCTGTTACACATTGTTCCCATctagaacacatttttagttcACAGGTAGGACAACTGTAATCATTGTTGCTTTACAGTATTTTGTGTTCTCCCTGATGACAGGTccgctctgatggcttcagccatcaaaattTCTAGGGAAGGATGGAACTAGTGGTTTCACATTGCCTTTTAATGGACCATTATAGAGgtttctcctctcaatcattcacacctatcgACAGTTTCAGGgcgagttaacctaaccacatgtctttagactgtggggaaacctggggcacctggagaaaacccacacagacatggggagaacatttaaactccacacaaaaagaccCCCTTCAgccgctggacttgaacccagaaccttcttactgtgaggtgacagtgctaaccactacaccactgtgccatccagCATTGCACTATATACACTGAGTAACCACTTATCAAGTCCATATCATCTACGTATCAGTCACTCTGAAGATGGAACATTAATTAGTATTATACATAAGTTAATACctggtaaagtgtgtgtgtgtgtatgtgtgtactttatactgtacatataaataaaaatgcagtTCACTCAGTTGTGTGTTATACATTTATTTGAATCTGCACTGGATTAAGCAACAGTAACATCCAAAGCATCAGAATAAATGGTTGGTAAAAGTGGAACAGAGTGAAGAAATGGGTGAAGAGTCGATTATTAGGctttgtgcgtgcgcgcgcgcgtgtgtgtgtgtgttgcatctcAGTTGCAGCATTAAGatgctttaagcttttcatttgatGGCGACTTTATGAGCACACAGTCTGTGGAACTCAGGAGTagtaacactgaaacacacacataaacacacatcaACACAATCTCATCTACTGTCATCTCATTTAGAAATGGATTTAATTtcactttttaaaaattaaaatcatggaataaaacagtaatcTATGTGTAATTGTCAGATACTCACATGAAGCCTTGCTGTGGACAGCGTGAGTCTGTCTTTTTAACCTCCAGGATCTTTTCGGGAGGAATTTTGCCAGTGACAAACTCAAAACAGCATTCTGTGGGGTTTTGAGAAGCTTCAGCTGAGTGAGACACAGATGAGGTGATTTAGTCAATTAGAAactcataataaaataaatgtgcataaatgtcaaataAAAATAATCCATCTTTCAGATTTTCAGTTAATGAAAGATATTTTGATGTGATCTTACTACTActgctgataataataataataataataataataataataataatattaagggcagcacggtggtgtagtggttagcgctgtctcctcacagcaagaaggtccgggttcgagccccatggccagagagggcctttctgtgtggagtttgcatgttctccccgtgtccgcgtgggtttcctccgggtgctccggtttcccccacagtccaaagacatgcaggttaggttaactggtgactctaaattgaccgtaggtgtgaatgtgagtgtgaatggttgtctgtgtctatgtgtcagccctgtgatgacctggcgacttgtccagggtgtaccccgcctttcacccgtagtcagctgggataggatccagcttgcctgcaaccctgtagaacaggataaagcggctagagataatgagatgagattattattaatcCTGGAAACTAAGATGTGTTTTAAGACACATTGGATTTTATGTTTTGCATATTGTTCCCATGTCAAAAGCATTTTTATTTCACAGGTAGGACAACTGTAATCATTGttgctttacagtatatacactgagtAACCACTTATCAAGTCCATATCCTCTATAAGTCACTCTGAAGGTGGAACATTAATAAGTATTATACATCAGTTAATACCaaaataaattgtgtgtgtgtgttttatactgtacatatttaaATCTAATTCATGTACAACTAATGTTTTACCGCTACTTAAAATGTGTGTATTAAACTCACGCTGAGCATCTGAGTAGAGCCCCATGATCAGGACGAAGCCCAGGACCAAAATCACACGACTCATCTTCATGTTCTCAGCAGGTGTGAAGATCTGACCTCTTCTCTCTCGAACATCAAATTTGCTTTTGATGTTGAATTGAGATGTGCCGGTTTattttaacacccccccccccccccccaagtctggTTCCCCCCCCGTACATCTACACACATCAACGCAACTCACCACTTCCTCTACTCAAGCTCTACAGTTTATCTAGAAGATAACGACTGATCCATCTCTTACCCCTTAAATATTAAACACATTAATACATTAATACAGCTCACATTTGTGTACAAAAGTTGATCCTTACTGACACCATCGTATATAAATACatactttttgaaaaaaaaaattttctccaACTTTAACTCACATTgttcatgtatcttttagataacattcctgcaTTTATTCATGTTTAATAAATCATGTGATTCACTCAGTGGTGTGTTTATGGTTGATAAAAGCTATGTTCATGACTAAACAGTGTGCAGAGTAacaatgaaacacacacacacgctctcatctCAACAGCGTCTCAGAAAAGTTCATGCATGTAGTACTTTCACCCTGTAGGTACCCAATCCGCACTCATTGCTCGATTTGTGCTGCATGTACTGTGTACCATAATAATTTAGCCACACCCACATCTCCACTACATCTTTGGATAACGTTGATGTGTAATTAAAAATTTACAGAATATTTACTCATATTCAGCGTGGCCCAAGTCCAGGCCCGATACCCCTCATGTTCTGTCCAGTTGCCTCCTGACTCTGGGAAGGAAGTAGTTGTCCCGTCTCTCTACTTCACTGATGTCATGCTGTCTCTGCTTCCTGACTCTGGTGAGGTCATCACTCCAGTGCCCTGCTTCACAGAGGTCATCACAGCACCACCCTTCACTGCTGAAGTCATTGCCCTGCTGTCCTGTTCCATCACTCTGCTGTTAATCTTTTTGTGCCACACCTGCCCTGGGAACCCTGGTAACTTATGGACATTCTGTCCAGGGGCCCAGGAACCCTGGTTTGACACTTCTGGAGGACTTTGGTAGCCACAAAATTAAGAGGAGGGGGGTTCAGGATTCTGTCATGAATTCCCCTCCTTGGTCTGTGCTTCTGTTCTAAGTGTGTGTTGTCTGAATGTGATCTGACCCATGCTGTGAATTTTGCTGATGATATTTGGACTGCCCTCACTAAAATACACGCTGATCTCACACAACTGTTTCCTGCCTCTTCACCACCTGAACATCACAATACGAATCAAATGCTCTTTTT
The Neoarius graeffei isolate fNeoGra1 chromosome 8, fNeoGra1.pri, whole genome shotgun sequence genome window above contains:
- the LOC132890291 gene encoding C-C motif chemokine 14-like encodes the protein MKMSRVILVLGFVLIMGLYSDAQPEASQNPTECCFEFVTGKIPPEKILEVKKTDSRCPQQGFIVTTPEFHRLCAHKVAIK